A part of Cotesia glomerata isolate CgM1 linkage group LG4, MPM_Cglom_v2.3, whole genome shotgun sequence genomic DNA contains:
- the LOC123262852 gene encoding transmembrane protein 131, with translation MIEKRVYWYLFLFIFFESALLIRPSFHGHNNAFVPEENDVQYLMEKIPIVMQQEFGSSEYDSGEDKKRPDSPPYVKFEPSILDFKERQLGVPHQETVTLINKDKNRTIHLTSISGSTQHFHSSFFQDKVIPPSGNTSFNVVFLGREEGEIESHLQIHTSEGTLKYHVKGLSISSPYRLRPVIGVKLPLNASFTPLIYMHNPHSETIQVVEVYSSGGEFQLELPTGEAEGPRELWEIPAYQTKPVIRLHFNAYMEKNHTAYVRFKMNNSAELMVVAVEIEVGNGAGIHWAGQSAWINFGVGGSLQSPLNYPIVLRNSAKKPVRVLNIISTPISKALKINFEPMTIPPDTDIPLTVGTLTYDWKSALDLKHLRGKLVIKSLGPGGSNQKISIPWTAEVLQGGLELNATVTHYCPPYSHEPRNFSVVNRFSVPLAITNVTLAPSARLLFKLSNFSPRILKPGEKLTLFTLTLQKNSKDDDKLDSSVFIYSNVSTTVVPLLIYNGKVNKVIPVEYDDDQQRGVMNFGTVSSGTENEAVFALENKNPVNIELHGWGVNMPGAVLELMGCQFGPTELFSKGLRNITACAVSGSQNIKPNYLAIFKIKVKTPTVEEDTIVGDVFVRTTYERLTIPVYMRVAHGKITLKKLTFTDCFPGSVCTHALKIHSSFARPMKVLSVAATNKDARVHYLPLEQTVTITKGDNNIGTIVIDTAITCKQNCYLGLSLNTTTGAQWLQTMNLPSHVRDLDLNLLNSRYNRFLNTSSNDTIDNITMKLETTEVRGYKFNINVRPNWPSILETQGRSNKSLVFPLTQVGNTTFKTLKIHNPSAKVIVVQLVMDWLYPQGQRLYHLLPSRFKTPCNDCAASDDFKLTDDPVLEEERRRFESSWNIVVKKNSFALVLQPNATKILRVSYTPKSSGLTTGLLYVRNNLTILEVVRFVGRGGYAQFKFGNRKPNSPTPLLFELSDKHLKDCERERLRKNPVPNLTVKRSFTARNTGELPINIYGFFINGLQCVGYGFKVLNCEPFVLQPNATRKIDIAFTPDFTLARIERTLMISTSLGTEDDKNNLTRGMVKLTLLTTVPMHSLELCSRVLVRPSWERPVQWAAVSLSCILLICVLAISFLEADRILRNALVTMSRNNASTVQPLDLRSLAVREDKMVTKKEEWSGKKKDKDKEKEKDRFKIPDWSPEEERRFKIDMQMKDEKMAALEEEEVKKVRKKEDKSPKCVKNLEKRKHNSNKNDTNSNSNNNNNNSGSNNNINNNNNNNSSNNNGSTYKKYETSQKTYSEEETSSTTTESSLQEDAFKEAPPKMEKVGKKAPKKKPRVQERVQQVAPLPDNYEGDCDDDEYYENGKEKENNANKWRTNTNKGKKEVKIVVEKQVKKMAPKKDKMAQKRRNDKKVVLAENKEMKTVQVPVVPPPPPCWGENRAKFSDVVRSTECFGKEKKEEKEKEWFDKVTPKQELAQKEAIVHAQNQFQVKRREESLSSILNTPSNSFFINTFETNYEPELVPYDDLPETDEPLVELESLEEDTRNGLWTDKSPMMGLLENYAGLEKEKLSNGIEDSLKDNWLAVETNWEPLYTRGAVGEERSGVWGVNTGGVWAAAPWGAPSPPTPVTEEIQERSGFDPFRSLSTIWTPNTSWDMKKE, from the exons ATGATCGAGAAACGAGTTTATTggtatttgtttttattcatttttttcgagTCCGCTCTTCTTATTAGACCGTCTTTTCATGGTCACAATAatg cgtTTGTTCCAGAAGAGAATGATGTACAATATTTGATGGAGAAAATCCCAATTGTGATGCAGCAG GAATTCGGCAGTTCCGAGTACGATTCCGG GGAAGACAAAAAGCGCCCAGATTCACCTCCGTACGTCAAGTTTGAGCCTAGTATCCTGGACTTCAAAGAACG CCAACTGGGTGTTCCGCATCAGGAAACCGTAACCCTGATAAACAAGGACAAGAACCGAACGATCCACCTTACATCAATCTCAGGAAGCACGCAGCACTTTCACTCTTCATTCTTCCAGGACAAAGTGATCCCGCCATCAGGGAACACCAGCTTCAATGTAGTGTTCCTTGGCCGCGAGGAGGGTGAAATCGAGAGCCACTTGCAGATCCACACCTCGGAAGGAACTTTGAAGTACCACGTGAAGGGCCTGAGCATATCTTCGCCGTACCGCTTAAGACCAGTGATTGGAGTGAAACTGCCCCTGAATGCGTCGTTCACCCCGTTGATCTACATGCACAACCCCCACAGTGAAACGATCCAAGTAGTGGAAGTGTACAGTTCCGGGGGTGAGTTCCAGCTTGAGCTGCCGACCGGAGAAGCCGAGGGTCCGCGTGAACTCTGGGAAATTCCCGCGTACCAGACCAAGCCTGTCATTCGCTTGCACTTCAACGCGTACATGGAAAAGAACCACACCGCGTATGTTAGGTTCAAAATGAACAACAGCGCAGAGTTGATGGTAGTCGCCGTGGAAATTGAAGTGGGCAATGGGGCTGGAATTCACTGGGCGGGTCAGAGCGCCTGGATCAACTTCGGAGTCGGCGGCTCGCTTCAATCCCCCCTGAACTACCCAATAGTGTTGCGAAATAGTGCTAAAAAACCTGTCCGGGTGTTGAACATCATCAGTACGCCGATATCCAAGGCCCTGAAGATAAACTTCGAGCCGATGACGATCCCCCCGGATACAGACATCCCCCTAACAGTTGGCACCCTGACCTACGACTGGAAGTCTGCCCTGGACCTAAAGCACTTAAGAGGGAAGTTAGTGATCAAGAGCTTGGGTCCTGGTGGCAGCAACCAGAAAATTTCCATACCCTGGACTGCTGAAGTTCTCCAAGGCGGGCTTGAGCTGAATGCCACCGTCACCCATTATTGTCCGCCTTACTCTCATGAGCCGAGGAATTTCAGTGTAGTGAACCGGTTTAGTGTCCCCCTGGCAATAACGAACGTCACCTTGGCGCCATCTGCCCGGCTGCTATTCAAACTCAGTAACTTTAGCCCGCGAATCTTAAAACCTGGTGAGAAGTTGACTTTATTCACTTTGACGCTGCAAAAGAACAGCAAAGATGATGATAAGCTAGACTCGTCTGTGTTCATTTACTCTAATGTCTCCACCACGGTGGTCCCCCTGCTGATCTACAATGGGAAGGTCAACAAGGTGATTCCTGTTGAGTATGATGATGATCAGCAGCGTGGGGTGATGAACTTTGGTACTGTTAGCAGTGGGACTGAAAACGAGGCTGTTTTTGCTTTGGAGAACAAGAACCCGGTGAACATTGAACTTCACGGCTGGGGGGTCAACATGCCTGGAGCGGTTCTAGAATTGATGGGCTGCCAGTTTGGACCCACGGAACTGTTCAGCAAGGGACTCAGGAATATAACAGCTTGCGCGGTTTCTGGCAGCCAGAACATCAAGCCGAATTATCTTGCGATTTTCAAGATCAAGGTGAAGACACCAACCGTTGAAGAAGATACTATTGTTGGGGATGTCTTTGTAAGGACTACCTACGAGCGGCTAACCATTCCCGTGTACATGCGAGTCGCTCATGGAAAGATCACCCTGAAGAAGCTGACATTCACAGACTGCTTTCCTGGGTCAGTTTGCACGCATGCGCTGAAGATTCACTCTTCCTTTGCAAGGCCGATGAAAGTTCTGTCCGTAGCTGCAACTAACAAGGACGCAAGGGTTCATTACTTGCCACTAGAGCAGACGGTGACCATCACCAAGGGAGACAACAACATAGGAACCATTGTTATCGACACTGCAATCACCTGCAAACAGAACTGCTATCTAGGTCTGTCCTTGAACACGACCACTGGCGCCCAATGGCTGCAAACTATGAACCTGCCATCCCACGTCAGGGACCTGGACCTGAACTTGCTGAACTCCAGGTACAATAGGTTCCTGAACACCTCCAGCAACGACACCATCGACAACATTACCATGAAACTTGAAACTACCGAAGTTCGCGGTTATAAATTCAACATCAACGTCAGACCGAACTGGCCGTCAATCTTGGAGACTCAGGGCAGGTCCAACAAGAGCTTGGTCTTCCCGCTGACTCAGGTGGGGAACACCACCTTCAAGACCCTGAAGATTCATAATCCCAGTGCTAAGGTGATAGTGGTTCAATTAGTGATGGACTGGCTCTATCCTCAAGGACAGCGGCTGTACCACCTGCTACCTTCTAGATTCAAAACTCCCTGCAACGACTGCGCAGCTTCTGATGATTTCAAACTCACTGATGATCCAGTTTTGGAAGAAGAGCGCCGGCGCTTTGAATCTTCCTGGAACATCGTCGTCAAGAAGAATTCTTTTGCTTTGGTACTTCAGCCGAACGCTACCAAGATCCTCAGGGTGTCCTACACCCCTAAATCATCAGGACTAACCACCGGGTTGCTGTACGTAAGGAATAACCTGACTATCCTGGAAGTGGTCCGCTTTGTCGGCAGGGGAGGGTACGCTCAATTCAAGTTTGGGAACAGGAAGCCCAACTCTCCTACGCCCCTGCTGTTCGAATTGTCCGACAAGCACCTGAAGGACTGCGAAAGGGAGCGACTTCGCAAGAACCCAGTTCCTAACCTGACCGTCAAGAGGTCTTTCACTGCAAGAAACACCGGAGAGCTACCAATCAACATCTACGGGTTCTTCATCAACGGACTCCAATGCGTCGGGTACGGGTTCAAGGTCCTCAACTGCGAGCCTTTTGTCCTCCAGCCGAACGCCACCAGGAAGATCGACATCGCGTTTACTCCTGACTTCACTCTAGCCAGGATCGAACGGACCTTGATGATCTCCACCAGCCTTGGGACTGAAGACGACAAGAATAACCTGACCCGTGGAATGGTCAAGCTGACTCTACTGACGACTGTCCCAATGCACAGCTTGGAACTCTGCTCCCGGGTCCTGGTCCGGCCATCTTGGGAACGTCCAGTTCAATGGGCTGCTGTCAGCTTGTCCTGTATCCTCCTAATCTGCGTCCTCGCCATATCTTTTCTGGAAGCTGATAGGATCCTCAGGAACGCATTGGTGACTATGTCGAGGAACAACGCTAGCACGGTACAGCCTTTGGATCTCCGGTCTTTAGCGGTCAGGGAGGATAAGATGGTGACTAAAAAAGAAGAGTGGAGTGGGAAGAAGAAAGACAAGGATAAGGAGAAGGAGAAAGACAGGTTCAAAATTCCTGATTGGTCCCCTGAGGAAGAAAGGAGGTTCAAAATTGATATGCAGATGAAGGACGAGAAGATGGCTGCTTTGGAAGAGGAAGAGGTTAAGAAGGTTAGGAAGAAGGAAGACAAGAGCCCTAAGTGTGTCAAGAATTTGGAGAAGAGGAAGCACAATAGTAATAAGAATGATactaatagtaatagtaacaataataataacaatagtggtagtaataataatattaacaataataataataataatagtagtaataacAATGGTAGTACGTACAAAAAATATGAAACTAGTCAAAAAACCTATTCGGAAGAAGAGACATCTTCCACTACCACCGAAAGCAGTTTGCAAGAAGACGCTTTTAAAGAAGCGCCACCTAAGATGGAGAAGGTAGGCAAGAAAGCGCCGAAGAAAAAGCCGAGAGTTCAGGAACGGGTTCAACAGGTGGCGCCACTGCCTGATAATTATGAAGGAGACTGCGACGATGACGAGTACTATGAAAACGGGAAGGAGAAAGAAAACAATGCAAACAAATGGCGGACAAACACGAACAAGGGGAAGAAGGAGGTAAAGATTGTCGTGGAGAAACAAGTTAAGAAAATGGCGCCGAAGAAAGACAAGATGGCGCAGAAGAGGAGGAATGATAAGAAAGTGGTTCTTGCGGAGAACAAGGAGATGAAGACGGTTCAAGTGCCAGTGGTTCCTCCGCCTCCGCCATGTTGGGGGGAGAACAGGGCGAAGTTCAGTGACGTCGTGAGAAGCACTGAGTGCTTTGGGAAGGAGAAAAAGGAGGAGAAGGAGAAAGAGTGGTTTGATAAGGTGACACCTAAACAGGAGCTTGCGCAGAAAGAAGCCATTGTGCATGCGCAGAACCAGTTCCAGGTTAAGAGGAGGGAGGAGAGCTTGAGCTCGATTCTTAACACTCCGTCGAATAGTTTCTTTATTAACACGTTTGAGACGAATTATGAACCGGAATTGGTTCCATATGACGATCTTCCGGAGACGGACGAACCCTTGGTGGAGCTGGAGAGTCTGGAAGAGGATACCAGGAATGGACTGTGGACAGACAAGAGTCCGATGATGGGCTTGCTGGAGAACTATGCTGGGTTGGAAAAAGAGAAGTTGAGCAATGGGATTGAGGATTCGCTGAAGGATAATTGGCTGGCTGTGGAGACTAATTGGGAGCCGTTGTATACTAGAGGAGCTGTGGGAGAGGAGAGGAGTGGGGTCTGGGGAGTTAACACTGGCGGAGTTTGGGCTGCTGCACCCTGGGGCGCCCCCTCGCCTCCCACCCCGGTCACGGAAGAGATTCAG GAACGCTCCGGATTCGACCCCTTCAGATCTCTGAGTACAATTTGGACACCAAATACGAGTTGGGACATGAAGAAAgaatag
- the LOC123262866 gene encoding cilia- and flagella-associated protein 97-like — MTSYDPGEEIKPENVLKNSDSDCDYSYSDEFDSDSNSDVTNVTRRSSSSSSTLSTSSKFRTKTISPSEMRLDLPEDEESLANLKREDNYSSLSMTSSERVRIARRFNDRDMHSRYPRKNMSFTNMQVMKIERDNQCLLNKIMANHKPISDNKSLGFANRLSSSAINRRKLQRKIEEENMMMLRKIQSAKPRVLTGSRKY; from the exons ATGACCTCTTACGACCCCGGTGAAGAAATAAAACCCgaaaatgtattaaaaaattccgatAGTGATTGTGATTATTCATATAGTGACGAGTTTGATTCTGACAGCAATTCAGACGTCACAAATGTCACGCGaagatcatcatcatcatcatcaactTTATCAACTTCTTCGAAGTTCCGAACAAAGACAATCAGCCCCAGTGAAATGAGACTAGACCTTCCGGAAGATGAAGAATCGCTCGCTAACCTCAAAAGGGAGGATAATTACTCTTCGCTGTCGATGACCTCTAGTGAGCGCGTGAGGATTGCTAGGAGGTTTAACGACCGTGATATGCACTCAAGGTATCCCAGGAAGAATATGAGCTTCACTAATATGCAGGTTATGAAGATCGAGAGGGACAATCAGTGCTTGCTGAACAAGATCATGGCCAATCATAAGCCGATCTCGGACAACAAGAGCTTGGGGTTCGCTAATAGGCTCAGTAGCTCGGCGATCAATAGGAGGAAATTGCAGAGGAAAATCGAGGAGGAAAATATG ATGATGCTGAGGAAGATTCAAAGTGCGAAACCTCGGGTGCTGACCGGGTCGAGAAAATATTGA
- the LOC123262860 gene encoding uncharacterized protein LOC123262860 — translation MFPTEIWELIINFIDDPGDLMRLRCVCRKFHDLIEVKLVNSKLWENLCLEHNILPWKDHIVRTRFPKVVNNNNFSVDLHQRTWKRFFFSYKKWSVLPKVEKKYDSFDFGGKFSDGNALITCTSIWKNCLAVGTSNGFIHYANVNNEKPLKIIFSLNNEQALMQIHFWYTDSKKLLMASLSNNYDLKFWDIDKRQLISTSSFTATNICVGLTHRFFSEWNCRITEHEWNAPHLSVKRSFDFCCPNHGDCTRKILAMYHDDNGLILKALADSIYIFTYTIDFLENGRRNITITEFYKLHPDSIEATDLFIRYIAINKVAFVADNKHLYILFDGLGTKMSDENYSTRGPYRRFQIPVSSIIMHSNLIIMGLTDGTLCLKYFNEFKDLDTVNFRVGSFRTVKLDTKPIISLNITDFNGNPSVIASTESTVHLLHYLSKV, via the exons atgtttCCTACAGAGATTTGGGAgctgataataaatttcatagaTGACCCGGGGGACCTTATGCGGCTGAGGTGCGTTTGCCGGAAATTCCACGACCTGATCGAGGTGAAGCTAGTGAACTCTAAGTTATGGGAGAATTTGTGTTTGGAGCACAATATTTTGCCCTGGAAGGATCACATCGTCAGGACGAGGTTCCCAAAGGTTGTAAATAACAACAACTTCTCCGTGGATCTCCACCAGCGCACCTggaaaaggttttttttttcctacaaaaaGTGGTCCGTTTTACCCAAAGTTGAGAAGAAGTATGATAGCTTTGATTTTGGTGGAAAATTTAGTGACGGAAATGCCTTAATTACTTGTACTAGTATTTgga aaaactGTCTGGCTGTAGGAACAAGCAATGGATTTATTCATTACGCGAATGTAAATAATGAGAAGCCcctgaaaataatattttctttaaataatgagCAAGCGTTAATGCAAATTCATTTTTGGTATACAg attctaaaaaattattaatggcATCTTTATCGAATAATTATGACCTTAAATTTTGGGACATTGACAAACGACAACTTATATCAACTTCTTCGTTTACAGCAACAAATATATG CGTTGGATTAACGCATCGTTTTTTCTCTGAGTGGAACTGCCGAATCACGGAACACGAATGGAACGCCCCCCATCTGTCAGTCAAGCGTTCCTTCGACTTTTGCTGTCCTAACCATGGCGATTGTACGAGAAAAATATTGGCAATGTACCACGACGACAACGGA TTGATACTGAAAGCGTTGGCGGACTCGATATACATATTTACCTACACAATAGACTTCCTAGAGAACGGGAGGCGGAACATAACAATTACCGAGTTCTACAAATTGCATCCGGATAGCATTGAGGCTACTGATTTGTTCATAAGGTACATTGCGATAAACAAAGTTGCCTTTGTTGCGGATAACAAACACCTGTATATTTTATTCGACGGTCTGGGAACAAAGATGTCGGATGAGAACTACAGCACTCGCGGCCCCTACCGGCGGTTCCAGATTCCTGTTTCTTCTATTATCATGCAttcaaatttgataattatggGACTTACTGACg GTACGCTGTGCCTCAAATATTTCAATGAATTCAAGGACCTGGACACCGTTAATTTCCGGGTGGGTTCGTTCAGGACGGTGAAGCTCGACACCAAGCCGATAATTTCTCTGAACATAACCGATTTTAACGGGAATCCCAGTGTAATTGCAAGTACAGAATCTACTGTACATCTCTTGCATTACTTGTCGAAAGTGTAA